A genome region from Clostridium pasteurianum includes the following:
- the guaB gene encoding IMP dehydrogenase, giving the protein MAKIIKQAYTFDDVLLVPNKSDVLPREVNVSTNLTKKIKLNIPLMSAGMDTVTESKMAIAMAREGGIGIIHKNMTIEEQASEVDRVKRQENGVITNPISLSKDNSIQDALDLMKKYRISGVPITDKNEKLIGIITNRDIVFETDYTKKIEELMTTKNLVTAPEGTTIEEAKNLLKKHKIEKLPLVDDNFRLKGLITIKDIEKIRRFPNAAKDEHGRLLCGAGVGVTKDMMQRVKALVEASVDVVVLDTAHGHSHGVLDAVRTIKEGYPDLQVIAGNVATAGAVHDLIEAGADCVKVGIGPGSICTTRIVAGIGVPQLTAVMDCVEEANKYGVPIIADGGIKYSGDIVKALAAGAKTVMMGSMFAGCEEAPGETEIYQGRSYKVYRGMGSLAAMQCGSKDRYFQEGNKKLVPEGVEGRVPFKGSVVETIFQIMGGIRSGMGYLGSRTLTELFEKATFVVQTSNGLRESHPHDISITKEAPNYSVNQ; this is encoded by the coding sequence ATGGCAAAAATCATAAAACAAGCATACACATTTGATGATGTTTTACTTGTTCCTAATAAATCAGATGTATTACCAAGAGAGGTTAATGTTTCAACAAATTTAACAAAAAAGATAAAACTAAATATTCCTTTAATGAGTGCAGGAATGGATACAGTTACTGAGTCTAAAATGGCTATAGCTATGGCAAGAGAAGGCGGAATTGGAATTATACATAAAAATATGACAATAGAAGAACAGGCAAGTGAAGTTGATAGAGTAAAAAGACAGGAAAATGGAGTTATAACTAATCCAATATCCTTATCAAAGGACAATTCAATTCAAGATGCCCTTGATTTAATGAAAAAGTACAGAATATCAGGTGTTCCAATAACAGATAAAAATGAAAAATTAATAGGAATTATTACCAATAGAGATATTGTATTTGAAACTGACTATACTAAGAAAATAGAAGAATTAATGACAACAAAAAATCTTGTAACAGCACCAGAGGGAACAACTATAGAAGAAGCTAAGAATCTTCTTAAAAAACATAAAATAGAAAAACTTCCTTTAGTAGATGATAATTTTAGACTTAAGGGTTTAATAACAATTAAAGATATAGAAAAAATAAGAAGATTTCCTAATGCAGCAAAGGATGAGCACGGAAGATTACTTTGCGGAGCAGGTGTAGGAGTAACAAAGGACATGATGCAGAGAGTTAAAGCACTTGTAGAGGCATCTGTTGATGTAGTGGTTTTAGATACTGCACATGGACATTCACATGGAGTATTAGATGCTGTTAGAACTATAAAAGAAGGTTATCCAGATCTTCAGGTTATAGCAGGAAATGTTGCTACAGCTGGAGCTGTTCACGATTTAATTGAAGCAGGTGCGGACTGTGTAAAGGTTGGTATAGGACCTGGTTCAATATGTACTACAAGAATTGTAGCAGGAATAGGTGTTCCACAACTTACAGCAGTTATGGATTGTGTAGAAGAAGCAAATAAATATGGAGTTCCAATAATAGCTGATGGTGGAATTAAATATTCAGGTGATATAGTAAAAGCATTAGCAGCAGGAGCAAAAACAGTTATGATGGGTTCAATGTTTGCAGGATGCGAAGAAGCTCCAGGCGAAACTGAAATATATCAGGGTAGAAGCTATAAAGTATACAGAGGAATGGGGTCTTTAGCTGCAATGCAGTGTGGAAGTAAAGATAGATATTTCCAGGAAGGAAACAAAAAGCTTGTTCCAGAAGGTGTTGAAGGAAGAGTTCCATTTAAGGGTTCAGTAGTTGAAACTATATTCCAGATTATGGGTGGAATTCGTTCTGGAATGGGATATTTAGGTTCAAGAACATTAACAGAATTATTTGAAAAGGCTACTTTTGTAGTTCAAACATCAAATGGATTAAGAGAAAGTCATCCACATGATATTTCAATAACTAAAGAAGCACCTAACTACAGTGTTAATCAGTAA
- the guaA gene encoding glutamine-hydrolyzing GMP synthase, with the protein MEKQLVLVIDFGGQYNQLIARRVREHNVYCEIVPYTCSIEKIKEKNPKGIIFTGGPNSVYGDNTPKIDKEVFELGIPVLGICYGHQLISYTLGGAVKSPDVREYGKAEICIDEECVLFEGIDKKNTCWMSHTDYVEKVPEGFKVAAHTKQCPVAAMYNEEKKIYGVQFHPEVQHTPFGKDMLSNFLFKICKVNGDWSMSSFAEEKIQEIRKIVGDKKVICALSGGVDSSVAAVIVHKAIGKQLTCIFVDHGLLRKDEGDQVESVFKKQFDMNLIRVNAKDRFLGKLKGVSDPEKKRKIIGEEFIRVFEEEARKIGNTGFLVQGTIYPDVVESGTGTSAKIKSHHNVGGLPEDMDFSLIEPLRTLFKDEVRAVGEKLGIPHDLVWRQPFPGPGLAIRVLGEITEDKLKVVREADAIFRDEIAKAGLAEKIWQYFACLPNIRSVGVMGDERTYCHTIALRAVTSSDAMTSDWARIPYEVLDKVSRRIVNEVEGVNRIVYDVTSKPPSTIEWE; encoded by the coding sequence ATGGAAAAACAATTAGTTTTAGTTATTGACTTTGGCGGACAATATAACCAGCTTATTGCGAGAAGAGTAAGAGAACATAATGTATATTGCGAAATAGTTCCATATACATGTTCTATTGAAAAAATAAAAGAGAAAAATCCTAAGGGTATAATTTTCACTGGAGGACCTAACAGTGTTTATGGTGATAATACACCTAAGATTGATAAAGAAGTTTTTGAGTTAGGTATTCCTGTACTTGGTATCTGTTATGGACACCAACTTATATCTTATACATTAGGCGGAGCAGTTAAGAGTCCTGATGTAAGAGAATATGGAAAAGCTGAAATATGTATTGATGAAGAATGTGTATTATTTGAAGGTATAGATAAAAAAAATACTTGCTGGATGAGTCATACAGATTATGTTGAAAAAGTTCCAGAGGGATTTAAAGTAGCAGCTCATACAAAGCAGTGTCCTGTAGCAGCAATGTATAATGAAGAAAAGAAAATATACGGGGTTCAATTCCATCCAGAAGTTCAGCATACTCCTTTTGGAAAAGATATGCTTTCAAATTTCTTGTTCAAAATCTGTAAAGTAAACGGAGATTGGTCAATGTCTTCTTTTGCTGAAGAAAAAATACAGGAAATAAGAAAAATTGTTGGAGATAAAAAAGTTATATGTGCTCTTTCAGGTGGAGTTGATTCTTCAGTTGCAGCAGTTATAGTTCATAAAGCAATTGGAAAACAGCTTACATGTATATTTGTTGATCACGGCCTTTTGAGAAAAGATGAGGGAGATCAAGTTGAAAGTGTATTTAAGAAACAATTTGATATGAACTTAATAAGAGTAAATGCAAAGGATAGATTCCTTGGAAAACTTAAAGGCGTATCAGATCCAGAAAAAAAGAGGAAAATAATAGGAGAAGAATTCATAAGAGTATTTGAAGAAGAAGCTAGAAAAATAGGCAATACTGGATTTTTAGTTCAAGGAACAATATATCCAGATGTTGTTGAAAGCGGAACAGGAACTTCTGCAAAGATAAAAAGTCATCATAATGTAGGTGGCCTTCCAGAAGACATGGATTTTTCACTTATAGAACCGCTTAGAACTTTATTTAAGGATGAAGTTAGAGCTGTAGGAGAAAAACTTGGGATACCTCACGATTTAGTTTGGAGACAGCCTTTCCCTGGACCAGGATTAGCTATAAGAGTTTTAGGAGAAATAACTGAGGATAAACTTAAGGTTGTAAGGGAAGCAGATGCTATATTCAGAGATGAAATTGCTAAAGCAGGACTTGCTGAAAAAATATGGCAGTACTTTGCTTGCTTACCAAACATAAGATCTGTTGGTGTTATGGGTGATGAAAGAACTTATTGTCATACTATAGCATTAAGAGCAGTAACATCTTCTGATGCTATGACTTCAGATTGGGCAAGGATTCCATATGAAGTTTTAGACAAAGTATCAAGAAGAATTGTAAATGAAGTAGAAGGCGTAAATAGAATTGTTTATGATGTAACAAGCAAACCACCTAGTACTATTGAGTGGGAATAA
- a CDS encoding electron transfer flavoprotein subunit beta/FixA family protein, whose amino-acid sequence MNILLCVKQVPDDSIEIHLDNKTKKPNLNGVSLVANAFDTYALELAVRFTEVNGGNVSVLTVGADDSLNTLKNCLAVGAKEAFFVKDDLYADLDAIGTADVLADTIHKIEKDKGEKFDLILCGRESTDEITGQVGAMLSERLGTSFTSSAVVIDLKENHLEVHQEIEEGYNLVSLKTPAVVTVSKPNYDPRYPTIKTKMASRRAVIPTYSAAEIGEVKQAKVRCIEYVEPPKREAGIKIQEKDALLAVSAAMEQMKKDKAI is encoded by the coding sequence ATGAATATTCTGTTATGTGTAAAACAGGTTCCAGATGATTCTATTGAAATTCATTTGGATAATAAGACGAAAAAGCCTAATTTGAATGGAGTTAGTTTAGTAGCAAATGCGTTTGACACATATGCATTAGAGCTAGCAGTTCGTTTTACGGAGGTTAATGGAGGAAATGTTAGTGTGCTAACTGTTGGAGCAGATGATTCTTTAAATACATTAAAAAATTGTCTTGCTGTAGGAGCTAAAGAGGCATTTTTTGTGAAAGATGATTTATATGCAGATTTAGATGCTATTGGAACAGCTGATGTTTTGGCAGATACTATTCATAAAATTGAAAAAGACAAAGGTGAAAAATTTGATTTAATTCTTTGTGGAAGGGAATCTACAGATGAAATTACTGGTCAAGTAGGAGCAATGCTTTCTGAAAGATTAGGGACAAGTTTTACTAGCAGTGCGGTTGTAATCGATTTAAAAGAAAATCATTTAGAAGTTCATCAAGAAATTGAAGAAGGATATAATTTAGTTTCTCTAAAAACTCCAGCTGTAGTAACAGTAAGTAAACCAAATTATGATCCACGTTATCCTACAATTAAAACTAAGATGGCAAGTCGTAGAGCAGTCATTCCAACTTATTCAGCAGCAGAAATTGGAGAGGTAAAACAAGCAAAAGTACGCTGCATTGAATATGTTGAACCTCCTAAGAGAGAGGCTGGTATAAAAATTCAAGAAAAAGATGCTCTACTCGCAGTAAGTGCCGCTATGGAGCAAATGAAAAAAGATAAGGCAATCTAA
- a CDS encoding electron transfer flavoprotein subunit alpha/FixB family protein, translating to MKALLFIETDGEKAIGGSLELISAVKSLDAEGTAVVVGNRSAADTVATFGIPVIFTDAAEDCDTLTEVLSQTIKEQNPDIVLLANTALSRDIAPRVAGRMDLGCVSDVVGMSKTDDKVIYTRPAYSGTILEHIEVEGTSIVTVRNGSFSKPEAASKASVTEKKVEISASAVKAKIVDTVKEISEAVNLEEAQVIVSGGRGMGSAENFKLVEELAEVLGGVVGATRPPIEDGWISRAHQVGQSGKIVAPKLYIACGISGATQHTSGMSGSDYIVAINKDEEAPIFEIANVGIVGNVTEILPVMIKEMKKAKEKAE from the coding sequence ATGAAAGCATTATTGTTTATTGAAACAGATGGAGAAAAAGCAATAGGTGGAAGCCTTGAACTCATAAGTGCAGTAAAATCATTAGATGCAGAAGGAACAGCGGTTGTAGTAGGTAACAGGTCTGCAGCAGATACTGTAGCTACTTTTGGAATCCCAGTTATCTTTACAGATGCTGCTGAAGATTGTGATACTTTAACAGAAGTATTGTCACAAACTATTAAGGAACAAAATCCTGATATTGTTTTATTAGCGAATACAGCACTTTCTAGAGATATTGCACCACGTGTTGCGGGACGTATGGATTTAGGATGTGTAAGTGATGTAGTAGGAATGAGTAAGACTGATGATAAGGTTATATATACTAGACCAGCTTATAGTGGTACGATTCTAGAACATATTGAAGTAGAAGGGACATCAATAGTTACAGTTAGAAATGGAAGTTTTTCAAAACCAGAAGCTGCTTCAAAAGCAAGTGTTACAGAGAAAAAAGTAGAAATTTCAGCTAGTGCTGTTAAGGCAAAAATTGTTGATACAGTAAAAGAAATTTCTGAGGCTGTTAATTTAGAAGAAGCACAGGTTATTGTTTCTGGTGGACGAGGAATGGGAAGTGCAGAAAATTTTAAACTTGTTGAAGAATTAGCAGAGGTACTCGGCGGTGTAGTAGGGGCAACAAGACCACCAATTGAGGATGGATGGATTTCTCGTGCACATCAAGTTGGACAATCAGGAAAGATTGTAGCACCAAAACTTTATATTGCATGCGGTATTTCTGGAGCAACACAACATACATCTGGAATGTCAGGTTCTGATTATATAGTAGCAATTAATAAAGATGAAGAAGCTCCAATTTTTGAAATTGCAAATGTGGGTATTGTTGGGAATGTAACAGAAATTCTTCCAGTTATGATTAAAGAAATGAAGAAAGCAAAAGAAAAGGCAGAGTAA
- a CDS encoding L-lactate permease: MLFLKFLIAMLPIICLIIALSGLKMPAHKATAIALVITMFLGIVFWKLNSVYAASAVLEGILNALWPICLVIVAALFTYNLTLRTGAMESIKKMLAGVSADKRVLTLIIGWGFGSFMEGMAGFGTAVAIPASMLAGIGLNPFAAVLSCLVANSTPTAFGSVGIPLVTLSSVTGVSSHVLAANTAIIEVFLAFISPFIMVCIVGGGIKALKGAFTITLVAALSFIIPWYITAVAVGAELPNIVGSICCMACTVIAAKFLNKKPEAEYSIINLDKSEESNLSVTKEETSASVNQDKGETISFGEALQAWCPFILIFLMLLFTSTLFPAINRLIAPIKSAVVVYAGKGGSKLNFSWVNTPGIIIFVAAIIGGFVQGAKVPAMIDVLFATLKGNWKTIVTICCVMSVAKVMGYSGMIADIASFLVVATGRAYPLISPLIGAVGGFVTGSGTSTCVLFGGLQAKTAQNLGISSAWMAAANVLGGGLGKMICPQSIAIGASAINKSGSESKILGSVFKYFLCYVVIAGIICFLGTLFIK; encoded by the coding sequence ATGTTATTTTTGAAATTTTTAATAGCAATGTTACCTATTATTTGCCTCATAATTGCATTGAGTGGTTTGAAAATGCCAGCACATAAAGCCACTGCTATTGCACTTGTTATTACAATGTTTTTAGGTATTGTTTTCTGGAAACTGAATTCAGTTTATGCTGCTTCAGCTGTATTGGAAGGTATACTCAATGCCTTGTGGCCAATTTGTTTAGTTATTGTTGCAGCTTTGTTTACGTATAATTTAACTTTGCGTACAGGGGCAATGGAATCTATAAAAAAGATGCTTGCTGGAGTATCTGCTGATAAAAGAGTTTTAACATTAATTATTGGATGGGGATTCGGTAGTTTCATGGAAGGAATGGCAGGTTTCGGCACAGCTGTTGCAATACCAGCATCTATGCTTGCTGGTATTGGATTAAATCCATTTGCAGCAGTTTTATCATGCTTGGTTGCTAATAGTACACCAACTGCGTTTGGATCAGTTGGAATACCTCTGGTAACACTTTCATCCGTAACCGGAGTTTCATCTCATGTATTAGCAGCAAATACAGCAATTATTGAAGTGTTTCTTGCTTTTATCAGTCCGTTTATTATGGTATGCATTGTAGGTGGTGGAATAAAAGCATTAAAGGGAGCATTTACTATTACATTGGTTGCTGCATTATCATTTATAATACCTTGGTATATTACAGCAGTAGCAGTTGGAGCAGAACTTCCCAATATAGTAGGTTCTATCTGCTGTATGGCATGTACAGTTATTGCAGCAAAATTTTTAAATAAAAAACCAGAAGCTGAATATTCAATTATAAATTTAGATAAGAGTGAAGAATCAAATTTATCGGTAACTAAAGAAGAAACATCAGCATCAGTAAATCAGGATAAGGGAGAAACTATATCATTTGGTGAAGCATTACAAGCATGGTGTCCGTTTATTTTAATATTTTTAATGCTGCTGTTTACATCAACTTTATTTCCAGCAATTAATCGTTTGATTGCACCAATTAAAAGTGCTGTAGTTGTATATGCTGGTAAAGGTGGAAGCAAACTTAATTTCAGCTGGGTTAATACACCTGGTATCATAATTTTTGTTGCTGCAATTATTGGAGGTTTTGTTCAAGGTGCAAAAGTGCCAGCGATGATAGATGTACTTTTTGCTACGTTAAAAGGAAACTGGAAAACAATTGTTACAATTTGCTGTGTTATGTCAGTAGCAAAAGTAATGGGTTATAGTGGAATGATTGCAGATATTGCAAGTTTTTTAGTTGTAGCTACAGGAAGAGCATATCCACTTATTTCTCCACTAATTGGAGCTGTTGGAGGATTTGTTACAGGGTCAGGTACATCAACCTGTGTTTTATTTGGAGGATTACAAGCAAAGACTGCTCAAAATCTTGGAATTTCTTCAGCATGGATGGCAGCAGCAAATGTTCTTGGAGGAGGTCTAGGGAAGATGATTTGTCCTCAAAGTATTGCAATTGGTGCAAGTGCAATTAATAAATCTGGTTCGGAAAGTAAAATTTTAGGAAGCGTATTTAAATATTTCCTATGCTACGTAGTTATTGCTGGCATCATATGTTTCTTAGGAACATTATTTATAAAATAA
- a CDS encoding FAD-binding oxidoreductase: protein MAQYNKLTEEIISKLQEAAPGHILTGDDINPDYCHDEMPIYGKKDPQVVLMAHSTEEVAAVVKICNENKIPVTPRGAGTGLVGGAVPVLGGVLIDITKMNKILSYDMENFVVHVQAGVLLKDLAEDCAKQGLLYAPDPGEKSACLGGNVSTNAGGMRAVKYGATRDYVRAMTVVLPTGEITHFGATVSKTSSGYSLLNLMIGSEGTLGIITELTLKTMPAPKVVASLIIPFENLDDCISTVPKFKMEHMNPEALEFMEREIVLASERYIGKSVFPQVVGGVTANAYLLVTIDANNEDELNDLIEQASEIVLEAGAIDVLVADTPAKIKDAWAARSSFLDAIMAETKLLDECDVVVPVNKIASYLAFVNKTGKECGITIRSFGHAGDGNLHIYECSNDLEEAEFKARVNKFFNIIYKEATECGGLVSGEHGIGSGKMSHLADSVGEINMELMRGIKKVFDPNSIMNPGKVCLPLDNAQYR from the coding sequence ATGGCTCAGTATAATAAGTTGACAGAAGAAATAATATCAAAATTACAGGAAGCAGCTCCAGGACATATTTTAACAGGTGATGATATAAATCCAGATTATTGCCATGACGAAATGCCTATTTATGGGAAAAAAGATCCTCAAGTTGTATTAATGGCACATTCTACAGAGGAAGTTGCTGCAGTAGTAAAAATATGTAATGAAAATAAGATACCAGTAACTCCAAGAGGGGCAGGAACAGGACTTGTAGGAGGAGCAGTTCCAGTTTTAGGAGGAGTTTTAATTGATATTACAAAGATGAATAAAATACTTTCTTATGATATGGAAAATTTTGTTGTTCATGTACAGGCAGGGGTTTTGTTAAAAGATCTTGCAGAAGATTGTGCCAAACAAGGCTTATTATATGCTCCAGATCCTGGCGAAAAGTCTGCTTGTTTAGGTGGGAATGTTTCAACAAATGCTGGGGGAATGAGAGCTGTTAAATATGGTGCAACACGTGATTATGTACGTGCAATGACAGTTGTTCTTCCAACAGGAGAAATTACTCACTTTGGAGCTACAGTATCAAAAACAAGTTCAGGTTACAGCTTGCTAAATTTAATGATTGGTTCAGAAGGTACTCTTGGAATTATTACAGAACTTACTTTGAAAACTATGCCAGCACCAAAGGTAGTTGCAAGTTTAATTATTCCCTTTGAAAATTTAGATGATTGCATTTCTACTGTTCCTAAATTTAAAATGGAACACATGAATCCAGAAGCATTGGAATTTATGGAAAGAGAAATTGTTTTAGCCAGTGAAAGATATATTGGAAAAAGTGTATTCCCACAGGTAGTTGGGGGAGTAACTGCAAATGCATATTTACTTGTTACCATAGATGCAAATAATGAAGATGAATTAAATGATCTTATTGAACAAGCCAGTGAAATAGTATTAGAGGCTGGAGCAATTGATGTTCTTGTAGCTGATACGCCTGCAAAAATAAAAGATGCATGGGCTGCACGTTCTAGTTTCTTAGATGCAATTATGGCAGAAACAAAATTATTAGATGAATGTGATGTGGTAGTTCCAGTAAATAAAATTGCTTCTTATCTTGCTTTTGTAAATAAAACTGGTAAAGAGTGTGGAATAACTATTAGGAGTTTTGGACACGCAGGAGATGGAAATCTTCACATATATGAATGTAGTAATGATTTAGAAGAAGCAGAATTTAAAGCAAGAGTTAATAAATTCTTTAATATTATTTACAAAGAAGCAACAGAGTGTGGTGGTCTTGTTTCAGGAGAACATGGAATTGGCAGTGGAAAGATGAGCCATTTAGCAGATAGCGTTGGAGAAATAAATATGGAATTAATGAGAGGCATTAAAAAAGTCTTTGATCCAAATTCTATTATGAATCCAGGTAAAGTATGTTTACCATTAGATAATGCCCAATATAGATAA
- a CDS encoding acyl-CoA dehydrogenase gives MNFKQDENHEQLQEMYREFAENEVKKIAKEIDESMRFPKENVEKMAGMGMLGIPFPEEYGGAGMDTLSYVQCVEELSKCCATTGVIVSAHTSLCATPIYKFGTEAQKEKYLKPLASGEKLGAFGLTEPSAGTDASLQKTTAVLEGDHYVLNGSKIFITNAGYADVYIIFAMTDKSKGTKGISAFIVEKDFPGFSVGNHELKMGIRASSTCELFFDNCIVPKENLLGEEGRGFNLAMATLDGGRVGIAAQALGIAEGAIDETVKYVKERIQFGRPISKFQNTQFELAKMRANTEAAKLLVYQAACAEDDNGRFSQYAAMAKLVSSTNASDVTRRCLQLFGGYGYTSDYPIERMMRDAKITEIYEGTSEVQMMVISGWMGVK, from the coding sequence ATGAATTTTAAACAAGATGAAAATCATGAACAATTACAAGAAATGTATCGTGAGTTCGCAGAAAATGAGGTGAAAAAAATTGCAAAGGAAATTGATGAAAGCATGCGTTTTCCGAAAGAAAATGTAGAAAAAATGGCCGGAATGGGAATGCTTGGAATACCATTTCCGGAAGAATACGGTGGAGCTGGAATGGATACTTTAAGTTATGTACAATGTGTAGAAGAATTATCTAAATGTTGTGCAACAACTGGTGTTATAGTGTCAGCACATACAAGTCTTTGTGCTACCCCAATTTATAAATTTGGTACAGAAGCTCAAAAAGAGAAATACTTAAAACCACTTGCTTCAGGTGAAAAATTAGGTGCTTTTGGACTTACAGAACCTTCTGCTGGAACTGATGCTTCTCTGCAAAAGACTACAGCAGTACTTGAAGGAGATCATTATGTACTAAATGGTAGCAAGATATTTATTACTAATGCAGGATATGCAGATGTATACATTATTTTTGCTATGACAGATAAGAGTAAGGGAACAAAGGGAATTTCAGCATTTATCGTTGAAAAGGATTTCCCCGGTTTTTCTGTTGGAAATCATGAATTAAAGATGGGAATACGTGCATCATCTACATGTGAGTTATTCTTTGATAATTGTATAGTTCCAAAGGAAAATCTTTTAGGAGAAGAAGGAAGAGGCTTTAATCTTGCAATGGCAACTCTTGATGGAGGTCGTGTAGGTATTGCTGCGCAGGCTCTTGGTATTGCAGAAGGTGCAATAGATGAAACTGTTAAATATGTTAAAGAGCGTATTCAATTTGGAAGACCTATTTCAAAATTTCAAAATACACAATTTGAACTTGCAAAGATGCGTGCAAATACAGAAGCGGCAAAACTTTTAGTATATCAAGCTGCATGTGCAGAAGATGATAATGGAAGATTTTCACAGTATGCTGCTATGGCCAAGCTAGTTTCTTCTACAAATGCTAGTGATGTAACAAGACGTTGCTTACAATTATTTGGTGGCTATGGATATACAAGTGATTACCCAATTGAAAGAATGATGCGTGATGCAAAAATAACAGAAATTTATGAAGGAACATCAGAAGTTCAAATGATGGTAATTTCAGGATGGATGGGTGTTAAATAA
- a CDS encoding DUF4867 family protein, which yields MNIDEIIKINPSLNIKKVTDESFLEYGRVLKGIDCKDIVKYAETNLEMLEKGTKYTASVKELEDFPIKDELKSKIYGGLEIQIGSCLGKNNSLTGFEYHQGSETVIAVTDLIIMVGKLRDMKGNDYDSSNVETFYVEKGQIVEMYSNTLHYTPCNSDEKGFINLVVLLKGTNTPIEKSDNKILTKKNKYFIAHPSRTDKIKSGAYPGFIGDIPTVKLI from the coding sequence ATGAATATAGATGAAATTATAAAAATTAATCCGAGCTTAAATATCAAAAAAGTGACAGATGAAAGTTTTTTAGAATATGGTAGAGTTCTAAAGGGAATTGACTGCAAGGACATAGTTAAATATGCTGAAACTAATTTAGAAATGTTAGAAAAGGGCACAAAATACACTGCCAGTGTAAAGGAACTGGAGGATTTTCCTATTAAAGATGAGCTTAAAAGTAAAATTTATGGTGGACTTGAAATACAAATAGGAAGCTGTCTTGGTAAAAATAATTCTCTTACTGGCTTTGAATACCACCAAGGTAGTGAAACTGTAATAGCTGTAACTGATCTTATAATAATGGTTGGTAAACTTAGAGATATGAAGGGCAATGATTATGATTCAAGCAATGTTGAAACTTTTTATGTTGAAAAAGGGCAGATTGTTGAAATGTATTCAAATACTCTGCACTATACACCATGCAATTCAGATGAAAAGGGTTTTATAAATCTTGTAGTACTTCTTAAAGGAACAAATACCCCTATAGAAAAAAGTGATAATAAGATATTAACTAAAAAGAATAAATATTTTATTGCACATCCATCTAGAACGGACAAAATAAAAAGTGGTGCATATCCAGGATTTATTGGAGATATACCCACAGTTAAATTGATATAG
- a CDS encoding amidase domain-containing protein, whose amino-acid sequence MYNIPNLQKQNRYSRSSAVNYALTYGLNPNPNYRYFKLINDNGGDCSNFISQCLLAGGAAMEFNTSRPWWYRHGTTILKDTWSLCWATAHSLYYYLRVNAEKNSPYAKGVETNSAENLEPGDLIFFQDEKGRMFHSCIVTNLFMGEILVTQHTYDAVNIPYQRSYPVFKYHYVKIVI is encoded by the coding sequence ATGTATAATATACCAAACCTTCAAAAACAAAATAGATACTCAAGGAGTTCCGCTGTAAATTATGCACTTACCTATGGTCTAAATCCCAACCCTAATTATAGATATTTTAAACTTATAAACGATAATGGAGGTGATTGTTCAAATTTCATTTCACAGTGTCTTTTAGCGGGTGGTGCAGCTATGGAATTTAACACTTCAAGACCCTGGTGGTATAGACATGGTACAACTATTTTAAAAGATACCTGGTCATTATGCTGGGCAACAGCTCACTCACTTTACTATTATCTAAGGGTAAACGCAGAAAAGAATTCACCATATGCAAAAGGTGTGGAAACTAACAGTGCAGAAAACCTCGAACCAGGCGATCTTATATTTTTTCAAGATGAAAAGGGACGTATGTTCCATTCCTGCATAGTAACAAATCTTTTCATGGGAGAAATTCTTGTAACCCAACATACTTATGATGCAGTAAACATTCCATACCAAAGATCATATCCAGTATTTAAATATCATTATGTAAAAATTGTTATATAA